The proteins below are encoded in one region of Saccopteryx leptura isolate mSacLep1 chromosome 1, mSacLep1_pri_phased_curated, whole genome shotgun sequence:
- the USP49 gene encoding ubiquitin carboxyl-terminal hydrolase 49 isoform X1: MDRCKHVGRLRLAQDHSILNPQKWCCRECTTTESVWACLKCSHVACGRYIEDHALKHFEETGHPLAMEVRDLYVFCYLCKDYVLNDNPEGDLKLLRSSLLAVRGQKQDPLGRRGRTLRSMALGEDVSPPPRTQGQPQMLTALWYRRQRLLAKTLRLWFEKSSRGQAKLEQRRREEALERKKEVARQRRREVKRRLLEELASAPPRKSARLLLHAPRAAAPRAPPGGRLPPRRALAVAPGVTGLRNLGNTCYMNSILQVLSHLQKFRECFLNLDPSQTEQLFSRATNGKAPLSSRRVSSSVTELSPRSDRAESCKRDGLCWNGGASITRSLELIQNKEPSSKHISLCHELHTLFRVMWSGKWALVSPFAMLHSVWSLIPAFRGYDQQDAQEFLCELLHKVQQELESEGTTRRILIPFSQKKLTKQVLKVVNTIFHGQLLSQVTCISCNYKSNTIEPFWDLSLEFPERYHCIEKGFVPLNQTECLLTEMLAKFTETEALEGRIYACDQCNSKRRKSNPKPLVLSEARKQLMIYRLPQVLRLHLKRFRWSGRNHREKIGVHVVFDQVLTMEPYCCRDMLSSLDKETFAYDLSAVVMHHGKGFGSGHYTAYCYNTEGGFWVHCNDSKLNVCSVEEVCKTQAYILFYTQRTVQGNAGISETQLQAQVQPSNNEGRPRTFP, translated from the exons ATGGATAGATGCAAACATGTAGGGCGGTTGCGGCTGGCCCAGGACCACTCCATCCTGAACCCTCAGAAGTGGTGCTGCAGGGAGTGCACCACCACGGAGTCCGTGTGGGCTTGTCTCAAGTGCTCGCACGTGGCCTGTGGCCGCTACATCGAGGACCACGCCCTTAAACACTTTGAAGAGACGGGACACCCGCTAGCCATGGAGGTCCGGGATCTCTACGTGTTCTGTTACCTGTGCAAGGACTACGTGCTCAATGATAACCCAGAGGGGGACCTGAAGCTGCTGAGAAGCTCCCTTCTGGCGGTCAGGGGCCAGAAGCAGGACCCGCTGGGGAGGCGCGGCCGGACACTGCGGTCCATGGCCCTGGGCGAGGACGTGTCCCCACCGCCGCGCACTCAAGGACAGCCCCAGATGCTCACAGCTCTGTGGTACCGGCGCCAGCGCCTGCTGGCCAAGACTCTGCGGCTCTGGTTTGAGAAGAGCTCCCGGGGCCAGGCGAAACTGGAGCAGCGGCGGCGGGAGGAGGCCCTGGAGCGCAAGAAAGAGGTGgcgcggcagcggcggcgggaGGTCAAGCGGCGGCTGCTGGAGGAGCTGGCCAGCGCGCCTCCGCGCAAGAGCGCGCGCCTGCTGCTGCATGCGCCGCGCGCCGCTGCCCCGCGCGCGCCCCCAGGGGGCCGCCTGCCGCCGCGCCGCGCGCTGGCGGTGGCTCCGGGCGTTACGGGCCTGCGCAACCTGGGCAACACCTGCTACATGAATTCTATCCTGCAGGTGCTCAGCCACCTCCAGAAGTTCCGGGAGTGTTTCCTGAACCTCGACCCTTCCCAGACAGAACAACTCTTTTCCAGGGCCACAAATGGTAAGGCCCCGCTCTCCAGCAGGCGGGTCAGCAGCTCGGTCACCGAGCTGTCGCCAAGGAGCGACAGGGCAGAGTCTTGCAAGCGGGATGGCCTCTGCTGGAATGGTGGGGCTTCCATCACCAGGAGCCTAGAACTCATCCAGAACAAGGAGCCCAGCTCGAAGCACATCTCCCTCTGCCACGAACTGCACACCCTCTTCCGAGTCATGTGGTCCGGGAAGTGGGCCCTGGTGTCGCCCTTCGCCATGCTTCATTCCGTGTGGAGTCTGATCCCTGCCTTCCGCGGCTATGACCAGCAGGATGCTCAGGAGTTTCTCTGCGAGCTGTTGCACAAAGTGCAGCAGGAGCTCGAGTCCGAGGGCACAACGCGCCGGATCCTCATCCCCTTCTCCCAGAAGAAGCTTACCAAACAGGTCTTAAAGGTGGTGAACACCATCTTTCACGGGCAGCTACTCAGTCAG GTCACATGTATATCATGCAATTACAAATCCAACACCATTGAGCCCTTTTGGGATCTGTCCCTGGAATTCCCTGAACGCTATCACTGCATAGAAAAGGGGTTTGTCCCTTTGAACCAGACAGAGTGCCTGCTCACTGAGATGCTGGCCAAGTTCACAGAGACAGAGGCCCTGGAAGGGCGGATCTACGCTTGTGACCAGTGTAACA GCAAACGACGAAAATCCAATCCCAAACCCCTTGTTCTGAGTGAAGCTAGAAAGCAGTTAATGATCTACAGACTACCTCAGGTCCTCCGGCTGCACCTCAAAAGATTCAG GTGGTCTGGCCGTAATCATCGAGAGAAGATTGGGGTCCATGTCGTCTTTGACCAGGTATTAACCATGGAACCTTACTGCTGCAGGGACATGCTCTCCTCTCTTGACAAAGAGACCTTTGCCTATGATCTCTCCGCAGTGGTCATGCATCACGGGAAAGGGTTTGGCTCAGGACACTACACAGCCTATTGCTACAACACGGAGGGAG GTTTTTGGGTCCACTGCAATGACTCAAAGCTGAATGTATGCAGTGTCGAGGAAGTGTGCAAAACTCAAGCCTACATCCTTTTCTACACTCAAAGAACAGTTCAGGGCAATGCAGGAATCTCAGAAACCCAACTCCAAGCTCAGGTGCAGCCCAGCAACAACGAGGGCAGACCACGGACCTTCCCCTGA
- the USP49 gene encoding ubiquitin carboxyl-terminal hydrolase 49 isoform X2, translating to MDRCKHVGRLRLAQDHSILNPQKWCCRECTTTESVWACLKCSHVACGRYIEDHALKHFEETGHPLAMEVRDLYVFCYLCKDYVLNDNPEGDLKLLRSSLLAVRGQKQDPLGRRGRTLRSMALGEDVSPPPRTQGQPQMLTALWYRRQRLLAKTLRLWFEKSSRGQAKLEQRRREEALERKKEVARQRRREVKRRLLEELASAPPRKSARLLLHAPRAAAPRAPPGGRLPPRRALAVAPGVTGLRNLGNTCYMNSILQVLSHLQKFRECFLNLDPSQTEQLFSRATNGKAPLSSRRVSSSVTELSPRSDRAESCKRDGLCWNGGASITRSLELIQNKEPSSKHISLCHELHTLFRVMWSGKWALVSPFAMLHSVWSLIPAFRGYDQQDAQEFLCELLHKVQQELESEGTTRRILIPFSQKKLTKQVLKVVNTIFHGQLLSQVTCISCNYKSNTIEPFWDLSLEFPERYHCIEKGFVPLNQTECLLTEMLAKFTETEALEGRIYACDQCNSKRRKSNPKPLVLSEARKQLMIYRLPQVLRLHLKRFRWSGRNHREKIGVHVVFDQVFGSTAMTQS from the exons ATGGATAGATGCAAACATGTAGGGCGGTTGCGGCTGGCCCAGGACCACTCCATCCTGAACCCTCAGAAGTGGTGCTGCAGGGAGTGCACCACCACGGAGTCCGTGTGGGCTTGTCTCAAGTGCTCGCACGTGGCCTGTGGCCGCTACATCGAGGACCACGCCCTTAAACACTTTGAAGAGACGGGACACCCGCTAGCCATGGAGGTCCGGGATCTCTACGTGTTCTGTTACCTGTGCAAGGACTACGTGCTCAATGATAACCCAGAGGGGGACCTGAAGCTGCTGAGAAGCTCCCTTCTGGCGGTCAGGGGCCAGAAGCAGGACCCGCTGGGGAGGCGCGGCCGGACACTGCGGTCCATGGCCCTGGGCGAGGACGTGTCCCCACCGCCGCGCACTCAAGGACAGCCCCAGATGCTCACAGCTCTGTGGTACCGGCGCCAGCGCCTGCTGGCCAAGACTCTGCGGCTCTGGTTTGAGAAGAGCTCCCGGGGCCAGGCGAAACTGGAGCAGCGGCGGCGGGAGGAGGCCCTGGAGCGCAAGAAAGAGGTGgcgcggcagcggcggcgggaGGTCAAGCGGCGGCTGCTGGAGGAGCTGGCCAGCGCGCCTCCGCGCAAGAGCGCGCGCCTGCTGCTGCATGCGCCGCGCGCCGCTGCCCCGCGCGCGCCCCCAGGGGGCCGCCTGCCGCCGCGCCGCGCGCTGGCGGTGGCTCCGGGCGTTACGGGCCTGCGCAACCTGGGCAACACCTGCTACATGAATTCTATCCTGCAGGTGCTCAGCCACCTCCAGAAGTTCCGGGAGTGTTTCCTGAACCTCGACCCTTCCCAGACAGAACAACTCTTTTCCAGGGCCACAAATGGTAAGGCCCCGCTCTCCAGCAGGCGGGTCAGCAGCTCGGTCACCGAGCTGTCGCCAAGGAGCGACAGGGCAGAGTCTTGCAAGCGGGATGGCCTCTGCTGGAATGGTGGGGCTTCCATCACCAGGAGCCTAGAACTCATCCAGAACAAGGAGCCCAGCTCGAAGCACATCTCCCTCTGCCACGAACTGCACACCCTCTTCCGAGTCATGTGGTCCGGGAAGTGGGCCCTGGTGTCGCCCTTCGCCATGCTTCATTCCGTGTGGAGTCTGATCCCTGCCTTCCGCGGCTATGACCAGCAGGATGCTCAGGAGTTTCTCTGCGAGCTGTTGCACAAAGTGCAGCAGGAGCTCGAGTCCGAGGGCACAACGCGCCGGATCCTCATCCCCTTCTCCCAGAAGAAGCTTACCAAACAGGTCTTAAAGGTGGTGAACACCATCTTTCACGGGCAGCTACTCAGTCAG GTCACATGTATATCATGCAATTACAAATCCAACACCATTGAGCCCTTTTGGGATCTGTCCCTGGAATTCCCTGAACGCTATCACTGCATAGAAAAGGGGTTTGTCCCTTTGAACCAGACAGAGTGCCTGCTCACTGAGATGCTGGCCAAGTTCACAGAGACAGAGGCCCTGGAAGGGCGGATCTACGCTTGTGACCAGTGTAACA GCAAACGACGAAAATCCAATCCCAAACCCCTTGTTCTGAGTGAAGCTAGAAAGCAGTTAATGATCTACAGACTACCTCAGGTCCTCCGGCTGCACCTCAAAAGATTCAG GTGGTCTGGCCGTAATCATCGAGAGAAGATTGGGGTCCATGTCGTCTTTGACCAG GTTTTTGGGTCCACTGCAATGACTCAAAGCTGA
- the TOMM6 gene encoding mitochondrial import receptor subunit TOM6 homolog, with the protein MASSGVGMNAGGSTNEAPEIPDNVGDWLRGVYRFATDRNDFRRNLILNLGLFAAGVWLARNLSDIDLMAPQPGV; encoded by the exons ATGGCTTCCAGCGGGGTCGGAATGAACGCTGGCGGCTCGACAAATGAAGCTCCCGAAATTCCAGACAACGTGGGGGATTGGCTTCGGGGCGTCTACCGCTTCGCCACCGATAGAAATGATTTCCGGAG GAATTTGATCCTCAATTTGGGACTCTTCGCTGCGGGAGTTTGGCTGGCCAGGAATTTGAGTGACATTGACCTAATGGCACCTCAGCCAGGAGTGTAG
- the PRICKLE4 gene encoding prickle-like protein 4 codes for MWGHLEENVALRAYGKFAGRREGMGEVEAALRPRIPAPSPWAPPPARPGLPRMGAETAARRGAASVEPPRPRPDSHRPAARAALGPAPGSRCSSRRPPGAKVSPPRRHGGRSERHDGGVSVQNGPDRLRRTARDPEVLSLGPPGMDTNQAPNQPGLQTLLQQLPPQDSDERYCLALGEEELAELRLFCAQRRRESLGQGVARLVPPELEECTCEKCRERLRPGEYGVFAARAGERRCWHRACFACQACGQALINLIYFYHDGHVYCGRHHAELLRPRCPACDQLIFSRRCTEAEGRRWHENHFCCQDCAGPLGGGRYALPGGGPCCPSCFESRYSDAGSTPAATLEGRPSLEEAGLDRVEGRDRAPLHSATISGTALADAASSNPETQRELVGSIPEQECRVGDKAEAPKGPEQDLLEMPTDPREDAPCPTCSSSSDSEPEGFFLGQRLPRSCKTPRSLQAGDSDTSRKHCTIC; via the exons ATGTGGGGGCATCTAGAAGAGAATGTGGCTCTGCGGGCGTATGGGAAATTCGCAGG ACGCCGCGAAGGAATGGGGGAGGTCGAGGCCGCCCTTCGTCCCAGgatccccgcccccagcccctgggctcCACCACCCGCCCGCCCGGGGCTTCCGCGGATGGGAGCGGAGACTGCGGCGCGGCGCGGTGCGGCCTCGGTGGAGCCGCCTCGTCCCCGCCCCGACTCACATCGCCCCGCGGCCCGGGCGGCGCTGGGCCCCGCTCCCGGGTCCCGCTGCAGCAGCCGCCGCCCGCCCGGAGCTAAGGTCTCCCCGCCCCGCCGCCACGGGGGTCGGAG TGAGAGGCACGACGGCGGGGTCTCTGTCCAGAACGGCCCAGACAGACTCCGGCGCACGGCGAGG GATCCTGAAGTTCTGAGCCTGGGGCCCCCTGGCATGGACACCAACCAAGCCCCCAACCAGCCTGGGCTCCAGACACTCCTCCAGCAGCTCCCTCCACAGGACAGCGAT GAGCGATACTGCCTGGCCCtcggggaggaggagctggctgAGCTGCGGCTCTTCTGTGCCCAGCGGCGGAGGGAGtccctggggcagggggtggcGCGCCTGGTGCCTCCCGAGCTGGAAGAATGCACCTGTGAGAAG TGCAGGGAGCGTCTGAGGCCAGGGGAATACGGAGTGTTTGCAGCCCGGGCAGGAGAAAGGCGCTGCTGGCATCGGGCTTGCTTTGCCTGCCAGGCTTGTGGCCAGGCCCTGATAAACCTCATCTACTTCTACCACGACGGGCATGTCTACTGTGGCCGTCATCACGCTGAGTTGCTGAGGCCGCGCTGCCCTGCTTGTGACCAG cTGATCTTTTCCCGGCGCTGCACCGAGGCGGAGGGACGGCGCTGGCACGAGAACCACTTCTGCTGCCAGGACTGCGCCGGGCCCTTGGGCGGAGGGCGTTATGCTCTGCCGGGGGGCGGCCCTTGCTGCCCTAGCTGCTTTGAGAGTCGCTATTCGGATGCGGGCTCGACCCCGGCCGCGACACTGGAAGGAAGGCCGTCCCTTG AAGAGGCGGGGCTCGACAGAGTTGAAGGAAGGGACCGCGCCCCACTACACTCCGCGACCATCTCTGGAACAGCCCTCGCGGATGCTGCCAGCTCCAATCCGGAAACCCAGAGGGAGTTGGTAGGATCCATCCCAGAGCAGGAGTGCCGAGTTGGGGACAAGGCTGAGGCACCTAAAGGGCCAGAACAGGACCTTCTGGAGATGCCCACTGACCCCAGGGAAGACGCCCCCTGCCccacctgctcctcttcctctgaCTCAGAACCCGAAGGCTTTTTCTTAGGCCAGCGCCTTCCCCGCTCCTGCAAGACCCCTAGAAGCCTCCAAGCTGGGGACAGCGACACCTCCAGGAAGCATTGCACCATTTGCTAG